The following coding sequences lie in one Melopsittacus undulatus isolate bMelUnd1 chromosome 9, bMelUnd1.mat.Z, whole genome shotgun sequence genomic window:
- the USP19 gene encoding ubiquitin carboxyl-terminal hydrolase 19 isoform X2 produces the protein MSSSTNAPGQRRVSRGLDDAANKKKQKDRANQESKEVSRSELEQAEAAQEKDSEEELLLDWKQNAGEIIVKLNLGSEALKVEDVDADFTDTDCVIKLPDGRQWSCQFFEEIEGSCSKIQCKKGNFLHLVLQKKIPLHTWSSLLRRKDGSKELAKGATCWENGKEKAGSAELASEEPRAESTELLRSRREASNPKRAPGRSEALGGKSPASPGTQSGPSAKRAVYLKVAPTEEEPNARITGNVEPSKGHSGRAGSCRNGRASQPDAPSALADLAVPLEKAVALAKETVPMEMPPLAATTEVFPHCIATCVEKRVLQPGSPAEALRGRDCTPVLGESSKAVPVATPPLGRGNEKRDWSKDDVALEAAADEPEPFVSLTFVKNDSYEKGNDLVVVHVYVKEIHKETSKVLFREQDFTLVFQTSDTNFLRLHPGCGPHTVFRWQVKLRNLIEPNQCTYNFTVSRIDVCLKKRQSQRWGGLEAPAARGAVGGAKVAMPTGPTPLDKNPPGSNQHPLSSKEEARASDKEKPRVEDGGLDGVAARTAQEHVAVKQEPRIPSPKPTCMVPPMTHSPVSTESVEDDEDEDEKKKVCLPGFTGLVNLGNTCFMNSVIQSLSNTRELRDYFHDRSFESEINYNNPLGTGGRLAIGFAMLLRALWKGTHHAFQPSKLKAIVASKASQFTGYAQHDAQEFMAFLLDGLHEDLNRIQNKPYTETVDSDGRPDQVVAEEAWQRHKMRNDSFIVDLFQGQYKSKLVCPVCSKVSITFDPFLYLPVPLPQKQKVLTVYYFAKEPHKKPIKFLVSISKENSSAMEVLDSVAHSVRVKPENLRLAEVIKNHFHRIFLPSNSLDTVSPTDLLFCFEVLSPELAKERVVELQVQQRPQVPSGPVAKCAACQKKQLSEDEKLKRCTRCYRVGYCNVACQKTHWPDHKALCRPENIGFPFLISVPESRLTYARLAQLLEGYARYSVSVFQPPFQLARMSPEQGLQPLLPDKLEPLPKSSCASATSAPELEDGDRTSSILQEPPLSPAVPELHPEVRDTSTVRSKVLAARSSPLSLDSGFPEHMESQGDSCCEKEPSYERALKPEAAIPGYQHTPDSLSARATQFYINKIDAAANREYKLEDKGDTPLELTDGCSLALVWKNNERLKEFVLVESKELECMEDPGSASEAARAGHFTLEQCLNLFTKPEVLAPEEAWYCPKCKQHREASKQLMLWRLPNVLIIQLKRFSFRSFIWRDKINDMVDFPVRNLDLSKFCIGQKGEQQLPVYDLYAVINHYGGMIGGHYTAYARLPNDKNSQRSDVGWRLFDDSTVTTVDESQVVTRYAYVLFYRRRNSPVERPLPGHPPDHRAERTPSAEAAASQASLIWQELEAEEQDTQLEAPQRSARNPWRPCGQKRSPGTPQHPDEGCVRYFVLATTAAIVALFLNVFYPLIYQTRWR, from the exons ATGTCCAGCAGCACCAATGCCCCCGGCCAGAGGAGGGTATCTCGGGGCTTGGATGATGCTGCCaacaagaagaagcagaaggatcGAGCCAACCAGGAGAGCAAGGAAG TGTCTCGCTCTGAGCTCGAGCAGGCTGAGGCTGCCCAGGAGAAGGACTCAGAGGAGG agctgctgctggactgGAAGCAGAATGCCGGTGAGATCATTGTCAAGCTGAATTTGGGCAGCGAAGCTCTGAAAGTGGAGGATGTGGATGCTGATTTCACTGACACAGACTGTGTGATCAAACTACCAG ATGGGCGCCAGTGGAGCTGTCAGTTCTTTGAGGAGATTGAGGGCTCCTGCAGCAAGATCCAGTGCAAAAAGGGCAACTTTCTACATCTTGTGCTTCAGAAGAAGATCCCACTCCATACCTGGTCTTCGCTTCTG agaaggaaagatggATCCAAAGAGCTGGCCAAAGGGGCCACGTGCTGGGAGAAcgggaaggagaaggctggtTCTGCAGAGCTGGCCTCTGAAGAGCCAAGGGCtgaaagcacagagctgctgagaTCCCGGCGGGAAGCCTCCAACCCCAAGCGTGCTCCAGGAAGGAGCGAGGCCCTGGGAGGGAAGAGCCCAGCCAGCCCAGGGACGCAGAGCGGCCCCAGCGCCAAGCGGGCAGTTTACCTCAAAGTGGCTCCCACTGAAGAGGAGCCCAATGCCAGAATCACTGGGAACGTGGAGCCCAGCAAAGGGCACAGCgggagggctgggagctgccGCAACGGCAGAGCCAGCCAGCCTGATGCACCCTCGGCCCTTGCGGACCTTGCCGTGCCACTGGAGAAG GCTGTGGCGCTGGCCAAGGAGACAGTTCCTATGGAGATGCCACCCCTCGCGGCTACCACAGAGGTGTTCCCCCACTGCATTGCCACCTGTGTGGAGAAGAGAGtcctgcagccaggcagccctgctgaggCCCTGCGGGGCCGGGACTGCACACCTGTGCTGGGAGAGAGCTCCAAGGCTGTCCCAGTGGCCACCCCTCCCCTGGGCAGAGGAAATGAGAAGAGGGACTGGTCCAAGGATGATGTGgctctggaagcagcagctgatg AGCCAGAGCCTTTTGTGAGTCTGACCTTTGTCAAGAATGACTCATATGAAAAGGGCAATGACCTGGTGGTGGTGCACGTCTACGTGAAGGAGATCCACAAGGAGACGTCCAAAGTGTTGTTCCGGGAGCAAGACTTCACGCTGGTGTTCCAGACAAG TGACACAAACTTCCTTCGCCTCCATCCTGGCTGTGGGCCCCACACAGTGTTCCGGTGGCAGGTGAAGCTCAG GAACCTTATTGAGCCAAACCAGTGCACATACAACTTCACAGTGTCTCGCATCGATGTCTGCCTGAAGAAACGCCAGAGCCAGCGCTGGGGCGGCCTGGAGGCTCCAGCTGCACGAG GTGCAGTGGGTGGTGCAAAGGTTGCCATGCCTACAGGCCCTACCCCTCTGGACAAGAACCCCCCTGGCAGCAACCAGCACCCCCTATCCAGCAAGGAAGAGGCCCGAGCCAGTGACAAAGAGAAACCACGTGTGGAAGATGGGGGTCTGGATGGTGTGGCAGCACGTACAGCCCAAGAGCATGTGGCAGTGAAGCAAGAGCCACGCATTCCCTCT CCCAAACCCACCTGTATGGTGCCACCAATGACACACAGCCCGGTGAGCACTGAGAGCGTGGAGGACGATGAGGACGAGGATGAGAAGAAGAAGGTTTGTCTGCCTGGCTTCACGGGGCTGGTGAACCTGGGCAACACCTGCTTCATGAACAGTGTCATCCAGTCCCTGTCCAACACACGGGAGCTGCGTGACTACTTCCATG ATCGGTCCTTTGAGTCGGAAATCAACTACAACAACCCGCTGGGGACGGGGGGCCGCCTGGCCATCGGCTTTGCCATGCTGCTGCGGGCACTGTGGAAGGGCACACACCATGCCTTCCAGCCCTCGAAACTGAAG GCAATCGTGGCCAGCAAAGCCAGCCAGTTCACTGGCTATGCCCAGCATGATGCTCAGGAGTTCATGGCCTTCCTGCTCGATGGCCTGCATGAGGACCTCAACCGCATCCAGAACAAGCCCTACACAGAGACTGTTGACTCGGATGGGAGGCCTGATCAG GTTGTAGCTGAGGAGGCCTGGCAGCGGCACAAGATGAGGAACGACTCTTTCATTGTGGACCTCTTCCAGGGCCAGTACAAATCCAAGCTGGTGTGCCCAGTGTGTTCCAAG GTATCCATCACCTTTGACCCATTCCTGTACCTCCCGGTGCCCCTTCCTCAGAAACAGAAGGTGCTGACTGTGTACTACTTTGCAAAGGAGCCGCACAAGAAACCCATCAAG TTCCTTGTGAGTATCAGCAAGGAGAACTCCAGTGCCATGGAGGTGCTTGACTCGGTGGCCCACAGCGTGCGTGTGAAACCAGAGAACCTGCGCCTGGCAGAG GTGATCAAGAATCACTTCCACCGCATATTCCTGCCGTCCAACTCACTCGACACAGTCTCCCCCACGGACCTGCTGTTCTGCTTCGAGGTGCTGTCCCCAGAGCTGGCCAAGGAGCGGGTGGTGGAGCTGCAGGTCCAGCAG CGTCCGCAGGTGCCCAGTGGCCCCGTGGCCAAGTGTGCAGCCTGCCAGAAGAAGCAGCTCTCGGAGGATGAGAAACTCAAGCGCTGCACGAGGTGCTATCGAGTCGGTTACTGCAACGT GGCATGTCAGAAAACACACTGGCCAGACCACAAGGCTTTGTGCCGCCCCGAGAACATCGGTTTCCCCTTCCTCATCAGCGTGCCCGAGTCCCGCCTCACCTACGCCCGCCTGGCCCAGCTGCTGGAGGGCTACGCAAG GTACTCAGTCAGCGTGTTCCAGCCTCCATTCCAGCTGGCACGGATGTCACcggagcaggggctgcagcctTTGCTCCCGGACAAGCTGGAACCCCTGCCCAAGAGCAGTTGTGCATCAGCCACCTCTGCCCCTGAGCTGGAGGACGGGGACAGGACTTCCAGCATCCTTCAGGAGCCCCCCCTGTCACCAGCTGTGCCTGAGCTGCACCCAGAGGTGAGAGATACCAGCACTGTCCGGAGCAAGGTTCTGGCAGCCAGGAGTTCCCCACTGAGCCTGGATTCGGGCTTCCCCGAGCACATGGAGTCGCAGGGCGATAGCTGTTGCGAAAAGGAGCCGTCCTATGAGCGAGCCCTCAAGCCAGAAG CTGCCATCCCTGGGTACCAGCACACTCCAGACTCGCTGAGTGCCCGCGCCACACAGTTCTACATCAACAAGATCGATGCTGCTGCCAACAGAGAGTACAAGCTGGAAGATAAAG GTGACACCCCCCTGGAGCTGACAGATGGCTGCTCCCTTGCCCTGGTGTGGAAGAACAATGAACGCCTCAAGGAATTTGTGTTGGTGGAATCGAAGGAGCTGGAGTGCATGGAGGACCCGGGCTCAGCCAGTGAAGCAGCCCGCGCTGGCCACTTCACCCTGGAGCAGTGCCTCAATCTCTTCACCAAGCCCGAAGTCCTGGCCCCAGAGGAAGCGTG GTACTGCCCCAAGTGCAAGCAGCACCGTGAAGCCTCCAAGCAGCTGATGCTGTGGCGGTTGCCCAATGTCCTCATCATCCAGCTCAAGCGTTTCTCCTTCCGTAGCTTTATTTGGAGGGACAAGATCAATGACATGGTGGACTTCCCTGTCCG GAACCTGGACCTGAGCAAGTTCTGCATTGGCCAGAAGGGCGAGCAGCAGCTGCCCGTGTACGACCTGTATGCTGTGATCAACCACTACGGAGGCATGATCGGGGGGCACTACACAGCATACGCCCGCCTGCCCAATGACAAGAACAGCCAGCGCAGTGACGTGG GCTGGCGGCTCTTTGATGACAGCACAGTCACCACCGTGGACGAGAGCCAAGTGGTAACCAGATACGCCTATGTCCTGTTCTACCGCCGGAGGAACTCTCCTGTGGAGAGACCCCTGCCAGGGCACCCCCCGGACCACCGAGCCGAGCGCACCCCctctgctgaagctgctgccaGCCAG GCTTCTCTGATCTGGCAGGAACTGGAGGCTGAAGAACAAGACACGCAGCTCGAGGCACCCCAAAGGTCTGCAAGAAATCCCTGGAGGCCTTGTGGCCAGAAGCGGAGTCCGGgcaccccccagcacccagatGAAGGCTGCGTCAGATACTTTGTCCTGGCCACCACGGCCGCAATTGTGGCTCTCTTCCTGAACGTCTTCTACCCGCTCATTTACCAGACCCGCTGGAGATAG
- the USP19 gene encoding ubiquitin carboxyl-terminal hydrolase 19 isoform X3 yields the protein MSSSTNAPGQRRVSRGLDDAANKKKQKDRANQESKEVSRSELEQAEAAQEKDSEEELLLDWKQNAGEIIVKLNLGSEALKVEDVDADFTDTDCVIKLPDGRQWSCQFFEEIEGSCSKIQCKKGNFLHLVLQKKIPLHTWSSLLKRRKDGSKELAKGATCWENGKEKAGSAELASEEPRAESTELLRSRREASNPKRAPGRSEALGGKSPASPGTQSGPSAKRAVYLKVAPTEEEPNARITGNVEPSKGHSGRAGSCRNGRASQPDAPSALADLAVPLEKAVALAKETVPMEMPPLAATTEVFPHCIATCVEKRVLQPGSPAEALRGRDCTPVLGESSKAVPVATPPLGRGNEKRDWSKDDVALEAAADEPEPFVSLTFVKNDSYEKGNDLVVVHVYVKEIHKETSKVLFREQDFTLVFQTSDTNFLRLHPGCGPHTVFRWQVKLRNLIEPNQCTYNFTVSRIDVCLKKRQSQRWGGLEAPAARVGGAKVAMPTGPTPLDKNPPGSNQHPLSSKEEARASDKEKPRVEDGGLDGVAARTAQEHVAVKQEPRIPSPKPTCMVPPMTHSPVSTESVEDDEDEDEKKKVCLPGFTGLVNLGNTCFMNSVIQSLSNTRELRDYFHDRSFESEINYNNPLGTGGRLAIGFAMLLRALWKGTHHAFQPSKLKAIVASKASQFTGYAQHDAQEFMAFLLDGLHEDLNRIQNKPYTETVDSDGRPDQVVAEEAWQRHKMRNDSFIVDLFQGQYKSKLVCPVCSKVSITFDPFLYLPVPLPQKQKVLTVYYFAKEPHKKPIKFLVSISKENSSAMEVLDSVAHSVRVKPENLRLAEVIKNHFHRIFLPSNSLDTVSPTDLLFCFEVLSPELAKERVVELQVQQRPQVPSGPVAKCAACQKKQLSEDEKLKRCTRCYRVGYCNVACQKTHWPDHKALCRPENIGFPFLISVPESRLTYARLAQLLEGYARYSVSVFQPPFQLARMSPEQGLQPLLPDKLEPLPKSSCASATSAPELEDGDRTSSILQEPPLSPAVPELHPEVRDTSTVRSKVLAARSSPLSLDSGFPEHMESQGDSCCEKEPSYERALKPEAAIPGYQHTPDSLSARATQFYINKIDAAANREYKLEDKGDTPLELTDGCSLALVWKNNERLKEFVLVESKELECMEDPGSASEAARAGHFTLEQCLNLFTKPEVLAPEEAWYCPKCKQHREASKQLMLWRLPNVLIIQLKRFSFRSFIWRDKINDMVDFPVRNLDLSKFCIGQKGEQQLPVYDLYAVINHYGGMIGGHYTAYARLPNDKNSQRSDVGWRLFDDSTVTTVDESQVVTRYAYVLFYRRRNSPVERPLPGHPPDHRAERTPSAEAAASQASLIWQELEAEEQDTQLEAPQRSARNPWRPCGQKRSPGTPQHPDEGCVRYFVLATTAAIVALFLNVFYPLIYQTRWR from the exons ATGTCCAGCAGCACCAATGCCCCCGGCCAGAGGAGGGTATCTCGGGGCTTGGATGATGCTGCCaacaagaagaagcagaaggatcGAGCCAACCAGGAGAGCAAGGAAG TGTCTCGCTCTGAGCTCGAGCAGGCTGAGGCTGCCCAGGAGAAGGACTCAGAGGAGG agctgctgctggactgGAAGCAGAATGCCGGTGAGATCATTGTCAAGCTGAATTTGGGCAGCGAAGCTCTGAAAGTGGAGGATGTGGATGCTGATTTCACTGACACAGACTGTGTGATCAAACTACCAG ATGGGCGCCAGTGGAGCTGTCAGTTCTTTGAGGAGATTGAGGGCTCCTGCAGCAAGATCCAGTGCAAAAAGGGCAACTTTCTACATCTTGTGCTTCAGAAGAAGATCCCACTCCATACCTGGTCTTCGCTTCTG aagagaaggaaagatggATCCAAAGAGCTGGCCAAAGGGGCCACGTGCTGGGAGAAcgggaaggagaaggctggtTCTGCAGAGCTGGCCTCTGAAGAGCCAAGGGCtgaaagcacagagctgctgagaTCCCGGCGGGAAGCCTCCAACCCCAAGCGTGCTCCAGGAAGGAGCGAGGCCCTGGGAGGGAAGAGCCCAGCCAGCCCAGGGACGCAGAGCGGCCCCAGCGCCAAGCGGGCAGTTTACCTCAAAGTGGCTCCCACTGAAGAGGAGCCCAATGCCAGAATCACTGGGAACGTGGAGCCCAGCAAAGGGCACAGCgggagggctgggagctgccGCAACGGCAGAGCCAGCCAGCCTGATGCACCCTCGGCCCTTGCGGACCTTGCCGTGCCACTGGAGAAG GCTGTGGCGCTGGCCAAGGAGACAGTTCCTATGGAGATGCCACCCCTCGCGGCTACCACAGAGGTGTTCCCCCACTGCATTGCCACCTGTGTGGAGAAGAGAGtcctgcagccaggcagccctgctgaggCCCTGCGGGGCCGGGACTGCACACCTGTGCTGGGAGAGAGCTCCAAGGCTGTCCCAGTGGCCACCCCTCCCCTGGGCAGAGGAAATGAGAAGAGGGACTGGTCCAAGGATGATGTGgctctggaagcagcagctgatg AGCCAGAGCCTTTTGTGAGTCTGACCTTTGTCAAGAATGACTCATATGAAAAGGGCAATGACCTGGTGGTGGTGCACGTCTACGTGAAGGAGATCCACAAGGAGACGTCCAAAGTGTTGTTCCGGGAGCAAGACTTCACGCTGGTGTTCCAGACAAG TGACACAAACTTCCTTCGCCTCCATCCTGGCTGTGGGCCCCACACAGTGTTCCGGTGGCAGGTGAAGCTCAG GAACCTTATTGAGCCAAACCAGTGCACATACAACTTCACAGTGTCTCGCATCGATGTCTGCCTGAAGAAACGCCAGAGCCAGCGCTGGGGCGGCCTGGAGGCTCCAGCTGCACGAG TGGGTGGTGCAAAGGTTGCCATGCCTACAGGCCCTACCCCTCTGGACAAGAACCCCCCTGGCAGCAACCAGCACCCCCTATCCAGCAAGGAAGAGGCCCGAGCCAGTGACAAAGAGAAACCACGTGTGGAAGATGGGGGTCTGGATGGTGTGGCAGCACGTACAGCCCAAGAGCATGTGGCAGTGAAGCAAGAGCCACGCATTCCCTCT CCCAAACCCACCTGTATGGTGCCACCAATGACACACAGCCCGGTGAGCACTGAGAGCGTGGAGGACGATGAGGACGAGGATGAGAAGAAGAAGGTTTGTCTGCCTGGCTTCACGGGGCTGGTGAACCTGGGCAACACCTGCTTCATGAACAGTGTCATCCAGTCCCTGTCCAACACACGGGAGCTGCGTGACTACTTCCATG ATCGGTCCTTTGAGTCGGAAATCAACTACAACAACCCGCTGGGGACGGGGGGCCGCCTGGCCATCGGCTTTGCCATGCTGCTGCGGGCACTGTGGAAGGGCACACACCATGCCTTCCAGCCCTCGAAACTGAAG GCAATCGTGGCCAGCAAAGCCAGCCAGTTCACTGGCTATGCCCAGCATGATGCTCAGGAGTTCATGGCCTTCCTGCTCGATGGCCTGCATGAGGACCTCAACCGCATCCAGAACAAGCCCTACACAGAGACTGTTGACTCGGATGGGAGGCCTGATCAG GTTGTAGCTGAGGAGGCCTGGCAGCGGCACAAGATGAGGAACGACTCTTTCATTGTGGACCTCTTCCAGGGCCAGTACAAATCCAAGCTGGTGTGCCCAGTGTGTTCCAAG GTATCCATCACCTTTGACCCATTCCTGTACCTCCCGGTGCCCCTTCCTCAGAAACAGAAGGTGCTGACTGTGTACTACTTTGCAAAGGAGCCGCACAAGAAACCCATCAAG TTCCTTGTGAGTATCAGCAAGGAGAACTCCAGTGCCATGGAGGTGCTTGACTCGGTGGCCCACAGCGTGCGTGTGAAACCAGAGAACCTGCGCCTGGCAGAG GTGATCAAGAATCACTTCCACCGCATATTCCTGCCGTCCAACTCACTCGACACAGTCTCCCCCACGGACCTGCTGTTCTGCTTCGAGGTGCTGTCCCCAGAGCTGGCCAAGGAGCGGGTGGTGGAGCTGCAGGTCCAGCAG CGTCCGCAGGTGCCCAGTGGCCCCGTGGCCAAGTGTGCAGCCTGCCAGAAGAAGCAGCTCTCGGAGGATGAGAAACTCAAGCGCTGCACGAGGTGCTATCGAGTCGGTTACTGCAACGT GGCATGTCAGAAAACACACTGGCCAGACCACAAGGCTTTGTGCCGCCCCGAGAACATCGGTTTCCCCTTCCTCATCAGCGTGCCCGAGTCCCGCCTCACCTACGCCCGCCTGGCCCAGCTGCTGGAGGGCTACGCAAG GTACTCAGTCAGCGTGTTCCAGCCTCCATTCCAGCTGGCACGGATGTCACcggagcaggggctgcagcctTTGCTCCCGGACAAGCTGGAACCCCTGCCCAAGAGCAGTTGTGCATCAGCCACCTCTGCCCCTGAGCTGGAGGACGGGGACAGGACTTCCAGCATCCTTCAGGAGCCCCCCCTGTCACCAGCTGTGCCTGAGCTGCACCCAGAGGTGAGAGATACCAGCACTGTCCGGAGCAAGGTTCTGGCAGCCAGGAGTTCCCCACTGAGCCTGGATTCGGGCTTCCCCGAGCACATGGAGTCGCAGGGCGATAGCTGTTGCGAAAAGGAGCCGTCCTATGAGCGAGCCCTCAAGCCAGAAG CTGCCATCCCTGGGTACCAGCACACTCCAGACTCGCTGAGTGCCCGCGCCACACAGTTCTACATCAACAAGATCGATGCTGCTGCCAACAGAGAGTACAAGCTGGAAGATAAAG GTGACACCCCCCTGGAGCTGACAGATGGCTGCTCCCTTGCCCTGGTGTGGAAGAACAATGAACGCCTCAAGGAATTTGTGTTGGTGGAATCGAAGGAGCTGGAGTGCATGGAGGACCCGGGCTCAGCCAGTGAAGCAGCCCGCGCTGGCCACTTCACCCTGGAGCAGTGCCTCAATCTCTTCACCAAGCCCGAAGTCCTGGCCCCAGAGGAAGCGTG GTACTGCCCCAAGTGCAAGCAGCACCGTGAAGCCTCCAAGCAGCTGATGCTGTGGCGGTTGCCCAATGTCCTCATCATCCAGCTCAAGCGTTTCTCCTTCCGTAGCTTTATTTGGAGGGACAAGATCAATGACATGGTGGACTTCCCTGTCCG GAACCTGGACCTGAGCAAGTTCTGCATTGGCCAGAAGGGCGAGCAGCAGCTGCCCGTGTACGACCTGTATGCTGTGATCAACCACTACGGAGGCATGATCGGGGGGCACTACACAGCATACGCCCGCCTGCCCAATGACAAGAACAGCCAGCGCAGTGACGTGG GCTGGCGGCTCTTTGATGACAGCACAGTCACCACCGTGGACGAGAGCCAAGTGGTAACCAGATACGCCTATGTCCTGTTCTACCGCCGGAGGAACTCTCCTGTGGAGAGACCCCTGCCAGGGCACCCCCCGGACCACCGAGCCGAGCGCACCCCctctgctgaagctgctgccaGCCAG GCTTCTCTGATCTGGCAGGAACTGGAGGCTGAAGAACAAGACACGCAGCTCGAGGCACCCCAAAGGTCTGCAAGAAATCCCTGGAGGCCTTGTGGCCAGAAGCGGAGTCCGGgcaccccccagcacccagatGAAGGCTGCGTCAGATACTTTGTCCTGGCCACCACGGCCGCAATTGTGGCTCTCTTCCTGAACGTCTTCTACCCGCTCATTTACCAGACCCGCTGGAGATAG